DNA sequence from the Acidobacteriota bacterium genome:
TCGATCAGAACGGTAACCACGAGAAGACCGTCGAGGCCGCGCAGTTCCTCGCCAACCTGCTCAGCTTTCAGGAAGCAGCGGTCTTCATTCCCGGAAACGATCGGCACGTCGACGCAGGTGCGAGGGCCTTGCTTGCCCACGCTCCCCACTACGAGGAGTGGCCGCAGGTGCTGCTTCAGATACACCGCGTCGGTGAACTCATCGCGCGGATCCGCTCCACTCCCCCCGCTACCCATGGCTTCCTTCAGAAAGCGGCTTCCGAGGCCAGCGATCCAGTGCTGCAGTCCGCGGCCCGGTACTTCCTGGCAGATGAACTCATGAGGTCAGCCAACGACCTCTCGCTGTCGCCAGAGCACCGGGAAGACCGGCGACGCCGCGCGCTCACAATGGCGACCGGCCTGATGTGGGGTGTGGAACGCGAAGAGTTCCTTGTACCGGCGTTCGGCGACTCGACGAGCCGGACGTTCGCGGATGCCGAGGCCGACCTGGTGCACCGCATACACCACGCAACCGTGGGAGGCACGCTTCCCGACCTGACCGGTACCCGCTTCGACGGCGTTCACGAAAGCCTGAACGCCTACCAGGGGAGGGTCCTTCTACTCGATTTCTGGGCCACCTGGTGCGGGCCCTGCCTGGCAGCCCTGCCGGATCTGCGCGAACTGGTCGCCCGCCTGCCGGCCGATCGGTTCGCCCTCCTCGCGATCAGCGTTGACGCTGATCTTGAAACGGCTACAGCGTTCTTCAAAGAAGACCACGTCATCGAACTCCTCAACAAGCAGCCCGTGCCCTGGGCAAACTGGTATGCCGGCGTGGGCAGCGCGATCCAGTGGCGGCTCGCCGTGGACGCGTTCCCTACGTACGTGCTTGCCGACCACGGAGGTCGGATTCTCGCCAGAACGCACGAACTCTCCGAGGAGTTCATCGCGCTGATCGACGAGGCTGTCCGGGCGATCGAAACGGGCTGAGTTCGGTATCCCTCCGCTTCGTCATGTCGCCAAACGGCTCGGCGTATGCTCACGCGCCAACGCAGGGCCAAACACGACCCGGAGATTCCGCCCATGCCCATCCTCGACTTCAGCCTCACCGACCAGATCGCACTCGTCACCGGCGCCTCGCGCGGCATCGGGGAGGCGATCGCCCGCGGCTTCGCCGAGCAGGGCGCGACCGTGATCCTCGCGTCGCGGAAACAGGAAGGGCTCGACCAGGTCGCCGAGTCGATCGAGGCCGACGGCGGGAAGGCGGTGCCGATCGCCTGCCACGCGGGCAACGTGGAGCAGATAGCGAGTCTGTTCGAACGCATCGAGAGTGAGTTCGGCCGGCTCGACATCCTCGTCAACAACGCGGCGACGAATCCCTACTTCGGGCCGGCAATCGAGATGCCGGAGTGGGCCTTCGACAAGACCCTGGAAGTGAATCTGAAAGGCTACTTCGTCCACATTCAGCAGGCGGCTCGGCTGATGAAGAAGCAGGGTTCGGGCAACGTGATCAGCGTCGCCTCGATCGCCGGCCTGCGCCCCGGTCCGAACGAGCTGACCTACGCGCTGACCAAGGCGGCGGTGCTCAACATGACCCGCGGCTGGGCCAAGGAGCTCGGTCGGTACGGCATCCGGGTCAACGCGATCGCGCCTGGAGTGGTCGAGACGTTCTTTGCCAGTGTCCTCGTCGACACGGAGGAGAAGCGGCAGGCGATCGCCAGTCGCACCCCGGTGGGCCGCCACGCCCAGCCGAACGAGATCGCCGGCGCCGCCGTGTTCCTCGCCTCGAAGATGGGCAGCTACGTGACCGGCGCGACGATCGTCATGGACGGCGGCTCCTCGGCCTGAGTGGCCGACCTCAGAGTTCGGCGCGGCGGCGGTCGTGCGCGTCGGCGACTGCTTCGAGCAGGTTGCCGAGCAGGTCGCCGTCGACGTAGTCGTTGTCGACCACGTTGATCAGGAAGTACGTATCGTGGATGCTCTGGAGCAGGCGGCGTGATTCGCTGTCTTCGTCGTACACCGCCGCCCAGGAGGACAGCCACAGGTCGAAGGCTTCGTCCTTCCACACCTCGAACGAGCGCGGATCGACGATCGTCGGCTGGCGGATCTCCTCACCCGGGAACACACCCCAGGTCACCGCGTTGACCGAGTCGCAGTTGCTGTGGGCCGTGCCGGACCGGTCGATCGCGTGATACGTCACGCTCGGCTTGCCGTCCAATGCCGCGAGAAGCGACGGCACCTGCTCCGGCGCCACGAAGAACTCCAGGTACGCCTTCTGGTACACGCGGCCTCCTGCGCCGCCCCAGCCGACGGCCGGATCGTCGGACGGAGCGCCGTTCACCCGCGGCTGCGAGTTGATCGTGAGCAGCCCAGCCAGGTTCAGCCGCACCAGGGCGTTGCGTAGCGGTTCGCTCTCCAGGTCCAGCGGCCAGTCGTACCAGGGGATCCCGTCGACGTCCCCGCGGCAGAACCCCGCGAACACCTCGCGCACCTGGTCGATTGAGTGCAGCTCGCGGCCCCAACGCTCGCGGGCGACATCGGCCTTGATCGGGCGAAACGCGAGGTGGTGATCGCCGAGATCGCCGAACGCGGGTGAACCGGCATCGCCCCAGCGCCCGTTCGGAAACTCGTCCCAGGCTAACGTCCGGGCGAGGTAGCTCTTCGGCCGGTTGGCCCAGAAGATCGGACGGACGTCCTCCTTGGGGCGCCCGACGGCCGTCGCGCTCCGCCAGGGCAGCACCCGCTCGACACGCTCCGGCACGATGCCGAGCCGGTCCAGGATGACCTGCACCGATCGTTCGAGGTTCAAGGTGTAGAAGTGAAGACCGGGGGCACCGCCGTCCAGCAGGCGGCGGCAGATGTCCGTCAGCAGATCCTGGCCGTACTCGCGGACCGAGGCGTCGTGGAACCGGCGCGCCTCGATCTCGTTGACGATCTCGGGCGGCGCGCTGGCGCCAAAGCCAGTGATGCGCTGAAAGGACTGGTAGCCGTTGATGGGCGCCAGTCCGGGAACGATCGGACAAGCGATTCCTCGTTCCCGGCAATCCTCCAGGAAGCGGAAGTACAGCTCCGGTTCGTAGAACATCTGCGTGATCACGAAATCGGCGCCGGTCTCGACCTTGGCGGCCAGATGGTCGAGATCCCGCTCCCGGCTAGGAGCCTCCGGGTGGCCTTCCGGGTAGCCGCCGACGCAGATCCCGAAGTGATCTCCATGCTCTTCACGGATGAAGCGCACGAGGTCCGAGGCGTACGAAAAGCCGTCGGCGATCGGCGACCAGGCGCCACGGCCGCGGGGCGGATCCCCCCGCAGCGCGAGGATGTTGCCGATGCCGCGGGCGCGGCAGTCGTCCAGCACCGCCGCGATCCGGCGCCGGGGCATGTTGGTACAGGTCAGGTGCATCATCGTTTCGAGGCCGAGCACGTTCTCGATCGTGTTCGCCAACTCGAACGTCAGTTCCGCCGTGCTGCCGCCGGCGCCCCAGGTCACGTCGACGAACGCCGGCTCCAGCCGCCCCATGCGCTCGATGCGCGCGTAGAGGTTCTCGATCCCGGTCTCCGTCTTCGGCGGGAAGTACTCGAAGGAGTAGAACGGCCGTCCTTCCGAGATCGCGGAGCGCAGCTTGTTGATCAGCTTCACAACGAAGCGGATCCTACGCCGACTCGCTGGCCACCCGCTCCGCCTGCCGCACGAGACCGGGAGCCCGGAGCCGCTCCTCCATCGCCGCCAATCCCGGACCGGCGCCCCGCCATCGGAGTTCATCCACCGACCCGCTGACCGGCGCGTCGCGCACCAGGGTGGCAAGCTCGCGGAAGAGTTCCGCCGCTTCCCGCTCCTCGCGCAGCGTCGCGGCCAGACGGTCCCGTCCCCGCACCTTGACGGCCCACTTCCACGGCTCGTTCGGTATCTCCTCCAGGTGGACATAGTGCGCCAGCACGGTCGCAGCCGACTTGGCGCCCCAGCCTCGCAGTCCCGGAAAACCGTCGGCGCTGTCCCCGACCAGGGCGAGGTAGTCCGGGATCGACTCCGGCTCCACACCGAACTTCTCCCGGATGCCGTCGGCGTCCCAGCGCAGGCCGCGGCGACGGTCGACCTGTACGACCCGGCCGCCACGGCCGGAGTCGACGCACTGCGCCAGGTCCTTGTCGGGCGTGCAGATGCGGACCTCGACCACCCGTTCGTCGGCGGCAGCCATCGCGGCGCCGCTGGCCATTCCGTCGTCCGCTTCGTGCTCCACCATTGGCCAGACGGTCACCCCGAGCGCGTCCAGCGCCTCCTCGAGCAACGGGAACTGGGCCAGAAGCTCCGGGTCGATCCCCTCGCCGGTCTTGTAGCCGGGCCAGAGGTCGTTGCGAAACGACTCGATCACGTGGTCCGTCGCCACGGCGACGTGGGTCGCGCCGTCGCGAAACATGCCGAGCACCGAGAACACGACCCCGCGCACCGCGCCGACCTCGACCCCTTCGTCGTTCCGGTAGCTCGGGGCTCCGAAGTGATGGCGGAAGAGCTCGTAGGTGCCGTCGATCAGGTGGACATACATGAGCGCGCCGCCGCGGGCAAGCTACCATCAGCCGCCATGGCCGCTACCTCTCCCCTGCTCGTGCTCGCCTTCGCGGTGAGCGCGGCGGTGCCGGCGACGGCCGCGAACCTGCCCGGCGACCCTCTGACCGGTTCCGGTGACGTGGCGCGGACCCTGCTGCCGCCGGCGCAACTGCAGGCAGGCGAACTCCCGTCGCCGGTCGACAACGCGGCCTTCGCGCTGCCGGAGAACGCAGCGCCTCCACGCCACGAGATGCGGGGGACGTTGCAGTTGTTCGGCGGCGGCCCGTCTTCGTGGACCGTCCACCATGACTTCCACTCACGAGCCCACGAGCCGCCGGTCGTCGCCGCCCTGCGCCGTGTTCCGCGGCTCGACCTCGTCCTCACGCAGAGCGGCTCCCACCTGATCCCGGCGAACCGTGCCCTCCGCTTTACCGGTGACGCCTACTGGAACGCGATCGTCGGCGCGGGACGCATCTGGAGCGAGCGCGGAGACGGCGGCAGCAGCCGGGCGTCGCTGCCGATCACTCTGGTCGAGCGCAACCAGAACTGCGCGTACCACGGCGTCGTGACCTTTCTCTTCGACGGCAGCGGAACCTCGCCCGCCGCCTTCCAGGTGACCCAGGAGACCTGCAAGTACTTCAAGTTCGATCTGTGGGGCGCCGGCCCCTCACGCTACACGGCCGGCGAAGCGACGCAATCCGACGCGGTCGCCGCCGCCTATGCGGCGGAACTCAGGGCCCGGATACCCGTGCGACCGATCGACGAGATCCGAAACGACCACCCACGCTCCCAGGTCTACCCGCAGTCGTTCGGCGCCGGCATGGACCGCGAGCACCTGACCGCCTACGGCGTCGCCTTCGGGGGTGTCCACTACGCGGGGCCCGTCCGCACGCGCCATGGCGACTACCCCTACCCGGATCAGATCCGCCTGCCCTCCTACTCGACCGCGAAGACCGCCTTCGCCGCGGTGTCCCTGATGCGGCTCGCACAGCTCCACGGTGAGGAGGTGGCGCAGTTGCTCCTCCGGAACTACCTGCCGAAACCGCCGAAGGACGCCTGGCAGGACGTGACCTTCGAGCACGCCCTGGACATGGCCACTGGCCACTACTGGGATCCCGCCGACCAGGAGGACGAGAAGGACACGACGACCGAACTGAACTTCTTCGTCGTGGAGAACCAGAACCGCAGACTCCGAGGGGCCCTGGCCTACACCAGAAAGGAGCCGCCCGGCCGGCGCTGGGTGTACCACACGACGGACACGTACCTGCTCACGTACGCGATGACCGAGTACCTCGGCCGTCTGGTCGGCGCCACGAAGAAAGAGCCCGCCGACCTGCTGGCCTTCATCGCCGACGAGGTCTATCGGCCCCTGGGGCTGTCGGCGGGCGCGCTTCAGGCCGTGCGCACCGACAATCGGGCCGACGGCCGGCCCTTCGGCGGCTACGGCATGTTCTGGACGCCGGACGACATCCTCAAGATCGCCAACCTGCTGAACGCGAATCGCGGCCGGATCGGTGACCGGCAGTTGCTTCATCCCGACCTGCTGGCCGCGGCCATGCAGGAGAACCCCAACGACCGCGGTCTAGACGCCGTCCACCAGACCAAGCCGAACAAGTACAACAACTCCGTCTGGTCCCGGCAGATCCAGGTCCCGGACGGGGGCACCGGCACGAAGGAGATCTGGGTGCGCCAGATGCTCGGCTACGGCGGCATCGGCGTCCTGATGCTCCCCAACGGGGCGGTCTTCTACTACTTCGGAGACGATGACGACCACGAGTGGCTGCGCTCGGCACGGGAGGCGTACAAGCTGAGATGACGGATTCAGCGCGGGAGGGACTTGCGATAGAGGGACCGTTCAGCGGCTTCCGTGTGATCGAACTCGCCCAGGGCGTCGCGGGACCCTACTGCGGCAAGCTGCTGGCCGACCTCGGCGCCGACGTGATCAAGGTCGAACCGCCGGCCGGCGATCGAAGCCGCCGGGTGAAGGGCGCGGACCCCGCGAAGACCCCCGACCCGGAAGGCTCGCCGCTGTTCCTCTACTGCAACACGAGCAAGCGCGGCATCGTCCTCGACCTGGACGACGGCCGCGACCGAAAGACATTCGTCGAAATGCTCGGTGACGCCGCCGTCCTGATCACCGACCGCGAGCCGCCGGTACAGGCACCGGACGATTTGATCGTCGCCGCGGTCACACCGTACGGCCTCGAGGGCCCCAGGGCCGCCGCGCCCGCCGGGGAGTTGACGCTCGCCCACGGCGGCGGTCTCGTCAATCAGATGCCCGCCCGGTCACGCGACATCGACCGCGCCCCGGTGACCCTGGGCGGACAGCAGGCCGGTTACCACGGCGGCCTGGTGACGGCGCTCGCGGTCGCGGCGCTGCTCTACGAGCGCCGCCGCGGCGCCGCCGGCGGCCGGGTCGACGTGTCGATCCAGGACGTGATGGTCAGCCTGGTCGCGCCGCTTCTCGCCAGCGCGCGCTACCACGAGACGACATGGTCGCGGGTACCGGACCGCCCGCCCGCGATGGGTCGTCTCGAGACCAGCGACGGTTACGTGATCCTCAACGCCTTCGACGACCACCACTTCGCGCTCTTCCGCGAACTGATGGGCTCTCCCTCCTGGTGCGAGGGGGACGAGTGGCTGGACATGGCCTACCGCAGCCACCACATGATGGAGATCGCACCCCACGTCGATGCCTGGGCGCTCGATCAGAAACGCGACGATCTCTACCACCGCGCCGCGCAGCTCGGCATTCCGGTCGGTCCGATCCACGACGCCGCGGACGTCATGGCCTACCCGCAGTACGAGGCGCGCGACTACTTCACCGCCGTCGACCACCCCCGCACCGGAACCAAACGCTACGCCGGCTGGCCGTACCGGATGGGAGCCTCGAAGCCGCGGGTCTCCCGTGCGGCACCGCTCCTGGGTCAGCACACGGCGGAGATCCGGAGCGAACTGAACGGCGGAGGCTCCGCCGGGGCCGGAACGTCGATCACCTCGTCGGTTGCCGATGTGGCGACCGCCCCGGCGCCTCCTTCCCTGCCGCTCGAGGGCATCCGCGTCGCCGAGTTCGCCTGGGTCTGGGCCGGGCCCTACGCCGGCGTCCTGCTCTCGGCGCTGGGAGCCGACGTGATCAAGGTCGAGGGGCCCAGACGTCTCGATCTGACCCGCCGCTCCGTCGTCTGGCCGCGATCGGACGAAGCGCCGCGGAAGATCGGCCCGGACGCCGGCATGGCGTTCAACACGATGAACCTGAACAAGCGTTCGCTGACGCTCGACCTCTCCCAGCGCGAAGGCCGCGAACTCGCCCTCCGCCTCGCCGCCGAGTGCGACGTGGTCTACGACAACATGCGGCCCGGCGCGATGGTCAAGCTCGGCCTCGACTACGAGAACCTCAGCCGGGCGAACCCCGAGCTGATCGTCGCTTCCTCGTCCGGCCGCGGCCACGGCGGCCCGGAAACCGAGTACCTGGGCTACGCGATGGTCCATCAGGGCGTCGCCGGCGGCGCGTACATCTCCGGCTACCCGGACGACCATCCGACCCACAGCGGCGGCGATGTCGACCTGATGAACGCGATCACGCTCGCGTTCTCGATCGTCGCGGCGCTGCATCACCGCCAACAGACCGGCGAGGGCCAGTTCATCGACTACTCCCAGTGCGAGGGCGTCAGCTCCATTCTCGGTGAGGTGCTCCTGGAGTACGAGATGACCGGCAGGATTCCCGAGCGCAACGGCAACGCGCACCGGAGTTCCGCCCCGCACAGTGTCTACCGCTGCTGGGGCATCGATCGCTGGCTCGCGATCGAGGTGCACAGCGACGACGAGTTCGGCCGCCTGGCGGGGACGATGGGCCAACCGGAGCTAGCCGAGGACGATCGCTTCGCCACCGGCGCGGCCAGGAAGCGGAACGAAGCCGAACTCGACGAGGTCGTCGGCGCCTGGACCCGGGAACGGGACCGCGACTGGATGGCCCGGGAACTCTGCGCCGCCGGCGTCGCCGCCGCGCCCTCGCGCGACGCCCGGGACCTCTACGCCGACTCGCACTTACGCGCCCGCGGCTCCTTCGTCACCGTCGAGCACCCGGAATGGGGCAACCTGGAACTCGTCGGGTCCCCGTTCCGCATCGAGGGCCGCGATCTCACACCGCGCCGCGCACCGCTCCTCGGCGAGCACACCGACGCGATCCTCGGCGACCTGCTCGGCTTGTCGAACGACGAGCTTGCCGACTACCGGGCACGCGGTGTCGTCGGCTGATCGCTACACTCTGCGTTCTCCATCCACAACCCGGTCCAACAAGGGAGGTCCGCTGTGACTCGACGCACCCGAACTCCACGCAGCACCGTGATGGCCGCCGCCATCGCAACCGCCGCACTGCTCTTCACCGCTTCCGCCCTCGCCCAGAGCGGCAACTCCGTGACCGTCGACATCATGAGCAAGTACCGGGTGGCGCCGAACATCACGTACCTGACGGCTGACGGCTACGAGTCCAAGCTCGACGTGATGACCCCACGCAGCCAAGGCCCGGTGCCCACCCTGATCTACATCCACGGCGGCGGCTGGGTCGGCGGCACGAAGGAGTCCAGCGTGCTGCGGGCACTCCCGTACCTCGAGATGGGCTGGGCGGTGGTCAACGTCGAGTACCGCCTGGGCCGCAACGCGCTCGCGCCCGGCGCCGTCGAGGACTGCCGCTGCGCGCTGCGCTGGGTGTACGAGAACGCGGAGGACTACAACATCGACACCTCCCGCCTGGTCGTCACCGGTGCCTCGGCGGGCGGTCACCTGTCACTGACCACGGGCATGCTGCCGGCCTCCGCCGGCCTCGACCGGCTCTGCCCGGGCCGCGACGCGAACCGTCCGGGCTGGGCAGCCGCCGACGAGTACGAGATGCCGGTCGCCGCCATCGTCAACTGGTTCGGGATCACCGATGTCGGCGACCTGCTCGAGGGCGTGAACGCGAAGAGCTACGCGGTCGCCTGGATGGGCTCGCGGTCCGACCGCATGGAACTCGCCAAGCGAGTGTCTCCCATGACCTACGCCCGTTCCGGCCTGCCGCCGATCCTGACGATTCACGGCGACGTGGACAACATCGTCCCCTACCAGCACGCCCTCGACCTGCACGCCAAGCTCGATGAGGCCGGTGTGGTGAACAAGATCCACACCGTGCCGGGCAAGGGACATGGCAACTTCAGCCCCGACGAGCAGCAGGAGATCTTCCGGGTCATCCGCGCCTTCCTCGCCGAGCATGTGACAGGTGGAGGCGGCGCGAGCACCGGCGCCGAGTGACCTCTGCCACTGGGTGCGCCGGCGTCCCCGCCGGCTTCCGGTAGGAGGCTTGCGTGACGCATGACCCCGCATCCGGGGCCCCCGACCTGTGCACCCGCACCGCCGTTGACCTCGCCGCGTTTCTGGCAAGCGGCGAGGTTTCGGCGGTGGAGGTTCTGGAAGCACACCTCGGCTGGATCGACCGCCGCAACCCCGAGCTCAACGCGATCTGCACCCTCGACCGCGACCACGCGCTTGAGCAGGCGCGGGCCGCCGACGATCTGCGCCACCGTGATCCGGAAGCCGCCGCCGCAAAGCCCCTGCTCGGCCTGCCGACCGCTGTCAAGGACCTGGTGCCGACGAAGGGGATCCGCACCACCTTCGGCTCGCCGATCTTCGCGGACAACGTCCCCGACTTCGACGCCCTGATCGTCGAGCGGATCCGCGATGCCGGCGCCGTCGTCATCGGCAAGACGAACACGCCCGAGTTCGGCGCCGGCTCGCAGACCTTCAACCCCGTGTTCGGCAAGACGAGGAATCCCTGGGACCCCAGCCGGACCTGCGGCGGTTCGAGCGGCGGCGCGGCCGCCGCGCTCGCCAGCGGCATGCTGCCCATCGCCGACGGCAGCGACCTCGGCGGTTCGCTCCGCAACCCGGCCAGCTTCTGCGGCGGCGTCGGCTTCCGGCCGACGCCGGGCCGCGTGCCGCGGGTGCCTCCAGAGCAGGGCTGGGACGACCTTGCCGTGCTTGGACCGATGGGGCGTAACGTCGCCGACGCGGCGCTCCTGTTCGCCGTGATCGCCGGGCCCGATCCGAGGGATCCCATCTCCCTCACGCACCCATCCGAGCCCTGGTATCCGGTCGAACCTGCTGACCTTCGCGGGCTTCGCCTCGCCTGGACCGACAACCTCGGCCGCTACCCGGTCGAACGCGAGGTCGTCGAAGTCTGCGAGGCGGCCCTGCCGGTGTTCCGGAACCTGGGCGCCGAGGTCGAGAAAGCCGCGCCCGATCTCTCCGGCGCGGGCCACATCTTCCGCACCCTGCGCGCCAACCTGTTCGCCGACAAGCTGGGGCCGCTGTTCCCCGGGCACCGCGCCCAGATGAAGGACACGGTGATCGAGGAGATCGAACGCGGCCTGGCGCTCTCCGGGCCGGACATCGCGTCAGCCCAGGCCGAACGCACCCGCCTCCACTGCCGGGTTGTCTCCTTCTTCGAACGCTATGACGCGCTCATCCTGCCAACGGTCCAGGTCCTCCCCTTCGACGTCGACCAGCCCTACCCGACCGAGATCAAAGGGCAGACCATGTCGAGCTACACCGACTGGATGGCCTCCTGTTACTCGATCACCGTCACCGGCTGCCCGGCGATCTCCGTGCCCTGCGGAGTCGGCCCCTCGGGCCTGCCGGTGGGCCTTCAGGTCGTCACTCCCCGCGGCAGTGATCGCACGACGCTCGCGATCGCGGCCGCGTTCGAGACCGCGAGGGCGGCCAACACCGTCCCCTAGACTCTCGGAATGACCCGTTTCGGGTGCGGGTTGCATTTGGACATGCCCCGGATACTGCTTTGCCTCGGCCTCGCCGGACTCGCCGCCGGCCCCCTGGCCGCCCAACCCGCCGACGCGCCCAACATCGTCACCGGCGCCGTTGTCGACTACAGCGGCGCACCCGCCGCCGACATCGAGGTCGTTCTACGACCCCATCCGAACGCGTTCGAAGCGGATCTGTACGTTCTCGGTCACTCGGACGCGCTGCCGGAGGCCGTCGACAGGACCCGTTCCGACGCGGACGGATCCTTCTCCCTCTCGGCACCCGCGGCAGGTCCCTATCGCCTGGAGTTCGGACGCTCGAGGCCCCCGACCGACTCGGTTCCCGCCATGCCGCTGGTCCAGGGAGTCATCGTGCCGCTCAAGGGGTCGCGAGTCGCGGAAACCGTTGATGTACCCGATCGCCATCCGATCGCCGTCCGAGTGCTGGATTCATACGATCAGCCGATCGCGGGCGCCCTGGTCGTGGCGAACCCCGCCGTTCTGACACCGCCTCGCACCGCTGCTGCCATGACCCGGATGGCCCGGGACATGAGCGCGGGAAACTACTCGCGGCCGGCGGAGCAGCACCTGTTCCCCACCTACCACCCCTCCGCCGCTCGCACTGATGCCGAGGGCATTGCGCGGTTCGTCATGCCGAACGCGGACGCCACCGTCCTCGTCTCGGCGACGGGCTTCGTCCTCGGCAAGGGAGCGACGAGAGCCGGCCGTCTTGCGTTGCGCCTGGAGGCGAATCCCGGAATCAGACTGCGCGTGCGCGGTCCAACGGGCGCACCGGTGCCCGGTGCGGTGGTCCGCACGGCAACCGCCCGCGACAGGAGAGTGAACGCCGGCACGCCCACTGCCCGCCGGACGATCAGCACACCCGCCGCTCTCGGCGGTTTCGACACGCCTCTGGCGATCACTGACGAGAATGGCGAAGCCATCATCGGCCCGACGCCTGGCATCGAGACTGCTCTGGAGGTCGAAGCAGCCGACGGTGGCTTCGCCCAGGTCTCCCTGCCAGCGGCGAATCCGGCCGAATCGCCGGACCGCCATCACATCATCGACGTGAGACTGGAGGAGCCCCTACGGATACCAGGCCGGATCGTCGACGCGGCTTCCGGCCTGCCCATCCACAACGCGGCGATCTGGGTCCACCTGTTCCCCGGCCACCACGCCTTCAGCGATCCCACCGGCGCTTTCGACCTGAGCACCCGACCCGCCAGCCGGGCGACGCGCCTGCAGGCGACGGCGACCGGCTTCCTTCCCGAGCGAGTCGACATCAGCGCCGCGGACCTGTCCAACCGGGAGGAAGTGCGGATCGGACTGACGCCTTCAGCACCCCTTCGGGGCCTGGTCACCGACGAAGCCGGTCAACCCGTTGCCGGGGCCAGTATCCGGGCGGAACCACGCGGCGATGGAGTTCCATCCCGCTTCTCGTTGTCGTCCCGCCCAGCCACCTCAGGCTCCGACGGTTTCTTCCGGGTAGCGGAAGCCTTGTACGGACATGCCTACCGCTTGACCGCGCAAGCGGCGGGCTACGCCATATCCGCCCTCGACCTGCCGCCCCTGGAGCCGGGCATGGCTGTCGACCCCGTTCATCTCGTGCTGAGCAAGGGCCGGCGTGTCCTCGGCTCAGTGGTCGATAGCGACGGAAACCCTGTGGCGGAGGCTGAGGTCTCGCTGCTCTGGCCTCTCGATCCGTCCGAATTCCGGTCCGGGTTCGAGACTCCGGCCGGAGCCGCCGCAACCGACGGTCGGGGCGTCTTCGTACTCCCCGACACCGGACCAGGAGGGTACGAGATCCTCGTCGGCCATGCCGACTACGCCCATCGGCCACCCTCCCAGGTCGAGGTGCCGGCCGGAGAGTCGGACTTCGATCTCGGCGATCTCACCCTGGCGGCCGGCGGAGCGGTCCACGGCATCGTCAGGGACCCCGACGGAGAACCGGTCGGCGGCGCCACCATTCAGGCCCACGAACGAGATTGGTTCGAATCTCCGGTCAGAACGGCCACCACCGACGCCGACGGCCGATTCCGTCTCGTCGGATTCTCCTCGGACCTCGCCGACCTTGGCGTTCAGGCCAGCGGCTACCCGGTCCACATTGAGCCGGACGTACGCGTAGACCGCGACGATCCGGTGCTGATCGAACTCCAGCCCGGCGCCTCCATCGATGGCCGCGTCCTC
Encoded proteins:
- a CDS encoding CoA transferase, coding for MTDSAREGLAIEGPFSGFRVIELAQGVAGPYCGKLLADLGADVIKVEPPAGDRSRRVKGADPAKTPDPEGSPLFLYCNTSKRGIVLDLDDGRDRKTFVEMLGDAAVLITDREPPVQAPDDLIVAAVTPYGLEGPRAAAPAGELTLAHGGGLVNQMPARSRDIDRAPVTLGGQQAGYHGGLVTALAVAALLYERRRGAAGGRVDVSIQDVMVSLVAPLLASARYHETTWSRVPDRPPAMGRLETSDGYVILNAFDDHHFALFRELMGSPSWCEGDEWLDMAYRSHHMMEIAPHVDAWALDQKRDDLYHRAAQLGIPVGPIHDAADVMAYPQYEARDYFTAVDHPRTGTKRYAGWPYRMGASKPRVSRAAPLLGQHTAEIRSELNGGGSAGAGTSITSSVADVATAPAPPSLPLEGIRVAEFAWVWAGPYAGVLLSALGADVIKVEGPRRLDLTRRSVVWPRSDEAPRKIGPDAGMAFNTMNLNKRSLTLDLSQREGRELALRLAAECDVVYDNMRPGAMVKLGLDYENLSRANPELIVASSSGRGHGGPETEYLGYAMVHQGVAGGAYISGYPDDHPTHSGGDVDLMNAITLAFSIVAALHHRQQTGEGQFIDYSQCEGVSSILGEVLLEYEMTGRIPERNGNAHRSSAPHSVYRCWGIDRWLAIEVHSDDEFGRLAGTMGQPELAEDDRFATGAARKRNEAELDEVVGAWTRERDRDWMARELCAAGVAAAPSRDARDLYADSHLRARGSFVTVEHPEWGNLELVGSPFRIEGRDLTPRRAPLLGEHTDAILGDLLGLSNDELADYRARGVVG
- a CDS encoding alpha/beta hydrolase, with the protein product MTRRTRTPRSTVMAAAIATAALLFTASALAQSGNSVTVDIMSKYRVAPNITYLTADGYESKLDVMTPRSQGPVPTLIYIHGGGWVGGTKESSVLRALPYLEMGWAVVNVEYRLGRNALAPGAVEDCRCALRWVYENAEDYNIDTSRLVVTGASAGGHLSLTTGMLPASAGLDRLCPGRDANRPGWAAADEYEMPVAAIVNWFGITDVGDLLEGVNAKSYAVAWMGSRSDRMELAKRVSPMTYARSGLPPILTIHGDVDNIVPYQHALDLHAKLDEAGVVNKIHTVPGKGHGNFSPDEQQEIFRVIRAFLAEHVTGGGGASTGAE
- a CDS encoding amidase yields the protein MTHDPASGAPDLCTRTAVDLAAFLASGEVSAVEVLEAHLGWIDRRNPELNAICTLDRDHALEQARAADDLRHRDPEAAAAKPLLGLPTAVKDLVPTKGIRTTFGSPIFADNVPDFDALIVERIRDAGAVVIGKTNTPEFGAGSQTFNPVFGKTRNPWDPSRTCGGSSGGAAAALASGMLPIADGSDLGGSLRNPASFCGGVGFRPTPGRVPRVPPEQGWDDLAVLGPMGRNVADAALLFAVIAGPDPRDPISLTHPSEPWYPVEPADLRGLRLAWTDNLGRYPVEREVVEVCEAALPVFRNLGAEVEKAAPDLSGAGHIFRTLRANLFADKLGPLFPGHRAQMKDTVIEEIERGLALSGPDIASAQAERTRLHCRVVSFFERYDALILPTVQVLPFDVDQPYPTEIKGQTMSSYTDWMASCYSITVTGCPAISVPCGVGPSGLPVGLQVVTPRGSDRTTLAIAAAFETARAANTVP